A genome region from Penaeus monodon isolate SGIC_2016 chromosome 14, NSTDA_Pmon_1, whole genome shotgun sequence includes the following:
- the LOC119580553 gene encoding uncharacterized protein LOC119580553 — protein MVERSNKVVKEALATLTERHPLEWHQYVPQVRLALNSAFHRSVGDQPLYLLMGHHGHFPVGLSNDVTFATDAAKEFHDSLQEARYIAIETSRRARETWARNYNKRGRKAPEMVVGSLILFRNFRRLTGPRRTLGSRWDGPARIMKRVGPVTYITQDVEPPYKERRLHVNQIKPFRTLDELAFVSPPDPQSDPSVDCQQLNHEEDADIDPREVLLLSSVRPC, from the coding sequence atggtggagaggtcaaaTAAGGTTGTCAAAGAGGCATTAGCAACTCTAACTGAGCGACATCCATTAGAGTGGCATCAGTATGTCCCTCAGGTTCGATTAGCATTGAACAGTGCTTTCCATCGCTCGGTAGGTGATCAGCCACTTTATCTTCTCATGGGTCATCACGGTCATTTCCCTGTAGGTCTCTCTAATGACGTAACATTTGCAACAGATGCTGCAAAGGAGTTTCATGATTCTTTGCAGGAAGCGCGTTACATTGCAATCGAAACGTCGCGTCGGGCTCGGGAAACATGGGCTAGAAATTACAATAAACGAGGTAGAAAAGCTCCTGAAATGGTTGTGGGTTCACTGATACTTTTCAGAAATTTTCGCAGGCTTACTGGTCCTCGTAGAACTTTAGGTTCCCGCTGGGATGGGCCAGCTCGCATAATGAAGCGTGTTGGGCCTGTAACTTACATCACTCAGGATGTAGAACCACCTTACAAAGAACGTAGATTACATGTTAATCAGATAAAACCTTTCAGGACACTTGATGAACTAGCGTTCGTGAGTCCACCCGACCCACAGTCTGACCCATCTGTTGACTGTCAGCAGCTAAATCATGAGGAGGATGCTGATATAGATCCTCGGGAAGTACTGCTTCTATCCTCTGTACGCCCTTGCTGA